The DNA region CCGAGCGGCCCGAGGTCCAGCTCGACAAGACCGGCGACCCCCGCGTGGGCATGGCGGGCGCTTCCTACGGCGGCGCGGTCTCCCTGCTCACCGCCGGGACCGACGACCGCGTGGACGCCATCGCCCCGGCGATCACGTACTGGAACCTCGCGGACGCGCTGTTCCCGAACGGCGTCTTCAAGAAGCTGTGGGCGGGCATCTTCATCAACACCGGCGGCGGCTGCGACAGGTTCGAGAAGCAGCTGTGCGAGATGTACGACCGGGTCGCGGAGTCCGGCACACCGGACGCGGCGGCGACGAAGCTCCTTCAGGAGCGCAGCCCCGCCGCCGTCGGTGACCGCATCAAGGTCCCCACGCTCCTCACGCAGGGCCAGACCGACTCGCTCTTCCCGCTCGACCAGGCCGACACCGCGGCCAAGGCGATCCGAGCCAACGGCGCCCCCGTGGACGTCGACTGGATCGCGGGCGGGCACGACGGCGGCGACATGGAGGCGAGCCGTGTCCAGGCCCGTACCCAGACGTGGTTCGACCGCTACCTGAAGGACGAGAAGGGCGTCGACACCGGCCCCGCCTTCCGCGTCACCCGGACCCTCGGCCTGGGCTCCGGCGACGGAGAGCCGCGGCTGGGCAGTGCGACCGAGGAGACCTACCCCGGCCTGACGAGCGGGGGGCGCTCGATCGCCCTGACCGGCCGCGAGCAGCGTTTCGACAACCCGGCGGGCTCCAGTCCGCCCGCCATCTCGGCCCTGCCCGGCCTCGGCGGCGGTGGCCTGTCCCAGCTGTCCTCGCTCGGGGTCGGGGTGTCCCTCGACTTCCCCGGCCAGTTCGCCTCGTTCGAGTCGGCGCCCCTGCGGGAGGATCTGCAGATCACCGGCTCGCCGACGGTGACGGTCCACGTCAAGTCGACCAGCGAGGACGCGGTGCTCTTCGCGAAGGTGTACGACGTCGGTCCGGGCGGCGCCCAGCCGGTGCTGCCCTCGCAGCTGGTCGAGCCCGTCCGCGTGGAGGGCGCCAAGGCCGGCAAGGACGTACGGATCACCCTGCCGGCGATCGACCACGAGGTGGACGACGGCCACCGGCTGCGCCTGGTCCTCGCCTCGACGGACCTCGGCTACGCCTCACCGACGGCCCCGGCGACGTACACCGTCTCCCAGAAGAGCGGCCTGACCGTGCCCACGCCGCTCGGCGGGGACACCGCCGCGGCGGCGCTGCCCGCCTGGGTGTGGTGGCTGCCGCTCGCCGGTGCCGGGCTCGCGCTGGCCCTGCTGCTCAGCGGACGGCGCCGCACCGCGACGCCCGCACCGGACCCCGCACAGGCCGAAGTCCCGCTCCAGATCACCGACCT from Streptomyces sp. NBC_00258 includes:
- a CDS encoding CocE/NonD family hydrolase is translated as MDLRLPALRRPRRWIAAGAAVVVLAGAGTWSAVASDGAPAVHRSDQFISTGDGVRINTSYFTGDASGRRPAVLLAHGFGGSKKDVRTQAEDLARDGYAVLTWSARGFGGSTGKIGLNDPKGEVADASKLIDWLAERPEVQLDKTGDPRVGMAGASYGGAVSLLTAGTDDRVDAIAPAITYWNLADALFPNGVFKKLWAGIFINTGGGCDRFEKQLCEMYDRVAESGTPDAAATKLLQERSPAAVGDRIKVPTLLTQGQTDSLFPLDQADTAAKAIRANGAPVDVDWIAGGHDGGDMEASRVQARTQTWFDRYLKDEKGVDTGPAFRVTRTLGLGSGDGEPRLGSATEETYPGLTSGGRSIALTGREQRFDNPAGSSPPAISALPGLGGGGLSQLSSLGVGVSLDFPGQFASFESAPLREDLQITGSPTVTVHVKSTSEDAVLFAKVYDVGPGGAQPVLPSQLVEPVRVEGAKAGKDVRITLPAIDHEVDDGHRLRLVLASTDLGYASPTAPATYTVSQKSGLTVPTPLGGDTAAAALPAWVWWLPLAGAGLALALLLSGRRRTATPAPDPAQAEVPLQITDLSKRYAKSADRYAVRDLTFRVEKGQVLGLLGPNGAGKTTTLRMLMGLIKPDAGEIRVFGHVIRPGAPVLSRVGAFVEGAGFLPHLSGQENLELYWRATGRPPEDAHLEEALKIAGLGGALSRAVRTYSQGMRQRLAIAQAMLGLPDLLILDEPTNGLDPPQIREMRDVMIRYAAAGRTVIVSSHLLAEVEQTCTHLVVMDHGKLVQAGPVAEIIGSGDTLLVGTATPTDEPVVEKVAALPGVVSAVRTDDGLLVRLDEDGSARRLVAELVRMDVPVESVGPHRRLEDAFLTLIGESA